Proteins encoded in a region of the Alosa sapidissima isolate fAloSap1 chromosome 19, fAloSap1.pri, whole genome shotgun sequence genome:
- the klf11b gene encoding Krueppel-like factor 11b, with translation MEISCRRGDRVEHCAVFQDRRRKDSEHSSCSNLEYNDLEAAEALVCMSGWGQVPSSSSTFRPRPLTPASDSCDLLPQPDHPETPKDFISLSSLCMTPPHSPSFTETSVTTATLTMSRSCSSLSHCPQALRLGTGPIPQTSCSRMSTETASGVPCRAMATSVIRHTADSSPCRHIPPAGTPRQQYQLIKTEEQTPERYHTTPPTLTPVVPSPCKTEAPCNTLPASEKPPCPQTPQSPPPTPSPPIICQTFPMNSQPGMISALIQSPSLRPCPGVKSILPQPVLVGTTMPQGAVFFVLPQTSISQAPQCPQQSVMMGNTKLLPLAPAPVYMPSGQSHTVQADFSRRRNYICNFPGCLKTYFKSSHLKAHLRTHTGEKPFSCSWDGCDKKFARSDELSRHRRTHTGEKKFVCPVCDRRFMRSDHLTKHARRHMTTKKIPSWQAEVRNLNKIAAAKSTSPPGPSLPISMLISASN, from the exons ATGGAGATTTCATGCCGGCGG GGAGATCGAGTGGAGCACTGTGCTGTGTTCCAGGACAGAAGAAGAAAGGACAGTGAGCATTCCTCCTGCAGCAATCTGGAATATAACGACCTGGAGGCTGCCGAGGCCCTGGTGTGCATGAGTGGCTGGGGTCAAGTGCCCTCCAGCTCCAGCACCTTTAGGCCTCGGCCCCTCACCCCTGCCTCTGACTCCTGCGATTTGCTGCCCCAACCTGACCACCCAGAGACCCCTAAGGACTTCATTTCCCTTTCCTCACTG TGTATGACTCCACCTCACAGTCCCAGTTTCACAGAGACCTCTGTCACAACTGCCACGCTCACAATGAGCAGGTCTTGTTCCAGCCTATCTCACTGCCCACAAGCTCTCCGACTGGGCACAGGCCCCATTCCGCAGACCTCCTGCAGCAGAATGTCAACAGAAACAGCCAGCGGTGTGCCGTGCAGAGCCATGGCGACCAGTGTCATCCGCCACACGGCGGACAGTTCACCGTGCCGGCACATTCCACCGGCTGGGACTCCGCGGCAGCAGTATCAGCTGATAAAGACTGAGGAGCAGACACCAGAACGCTACCACACAACCCCACCAACCCTGACACCAGTAGTCCCCTCTCCCTGCAAGACCGAGGCCCCTTGTAACACTCTCCCCGCCAGTGAAAAGCCCCCCTGTCCACAGACCCCTCAGTCGCCGCCCCCCACTCCCAGTCCTCCAATCATATGCCAGACATTCCCCATGAACAGCCAACCGGGTATGATCTCAGCCCTGATCCAGAGCCCCTCCCTGAGGCCCTGTCCAGGAGTAAAGTCCATCCTGCCTCAGCCGGTGCTGGTGGGCACCACAATGCCTCAGGGAGCGGTGTTCTTTGTGTTGCCCCAGACATCCATCTCGCAGGCCCCCCAGTGCCCGCAGCAGTCGGTCATGATGGGAAACACTAAGCTGCTACCTCTTGCCCCGGCGCCCGTCTACATGCCCTCCGGGCAGAGCCACACGGTGCAGGCGGACTTCTCCCGCAGGCGCAACTACATCTGCAACTTCCCCGGCTGCCTCAAGACCTACTTCAAGAGCTCCCACCTGAAAGCAcacctcagaacacacacag GGGAGAAACCTTTCAGCTGTAGCTGGGACGGCTGCGACAAGAAGTTTGCCCGCTCCGATGAGCTCTCGCGCCACCGCCGCACGCACACAGGCGAGAAGAAGTTTGTCTGTCCTGTGTGCGACCGGCGCTTCATGCGCAGTGATCACCTGACCAAACATGCACGCCGTCACATGACCACCAAGAAGATACCCTCCTGGCAGGCCGAGGTGCGCAACCTGAACAAGATTGCCGCCGCCAAGtccacctcccctccaggcCCCTCCCTCCCTATTAGCATGCTCATTTCTGCCTCGAACTGA
- the LOC121693669 gene encoding uncharacterized protein LOC121693669 has translation MGSGKSRGKRVAPASETDADEVNNDSEQAEGNIKSSLEPIRVQAYTNLSLANKKHPDCQSEGQNSEWSTEGELEEILAESNEQKCDLHKDSSVKKQFFSAKTFGLCNYIRVRNDKHVASTHQLPKAGLRSGSCRHALSDMSVKEQQVSNKPVGKTSWASTSQQQDWSDSVTPGTQSKDAVLDAETCDGPSLDKSVILYDATEEDLMKNIEREFS, from the exons ATGGGAAGCGGGAAAAGCAGAGGGAAAAGGGTTGCACCTGCGTCTGAAACCGACGCTGACGAGGTTAATAATGATTCTGAACAAGCCGAGGGGAACATCAAAAGTTCGTTAGAACCCATTAGAGTTCAGGCATACACTAACTTAAGTTTGGCTAATAAAAAGCATCCCGACTGTCAGAGCGAAGGGCAAAATTCCGAATGGTCCACAGAAGGTGAGCTGGAGGAAATCCTTGCAGAATCAAACGAACAGAAATGTGATCTACACAAAGACAGTTCTGTTAAGAAACAGTTCTTCAGCGCAAAAACATTTGGCTTGTGTAATTACATACGGGTGCGAAATGATAAACATGTGGCCTCAACTCACCAATTGCCAAAAGCCGGACTCCGCAGTGGGTCGTGCCGTCACGCACTATCTGATATGAGCGTAAAAGAGCAACAAGTCTCCAACAAGCCTGTGGGGAAAACCTCATGGGCCAGCACGAGTCAACAGCAA GATTGGTCGGACAGCGTGACTCCAGGAACTCAATCCAAAGATGCTGTCTT agaTGCAGAGACATGTGATGGTCCATCACTCGACAAGTCTGTCATTTTATATGACGCCACAGAAGAGGACCTCATGAAAAACATTGAAAGGGAATTTAGTTAA